In the Candidatus Saganbacteria bacterium genome, CGGAAAAGAGGTCTCAAAGGCTCCCGAGATCAGGAACGTATTAAAAAGGATTATCGATGAGAATACTGGCGGTTGATCACGGCACAAAAAGGATCGGCATCGCCTTGTCAGATCCTCTGGGCACGACGGCCCTGCCGGTGACTGTCATTGCCAATGACGCAAAATTGTTCGATAATATCAAAAAGCTGGCTGAGGATTATGAGGCCGGCGAAATAGTCGTCGGGCTGCCTAAAGCTCTTGACGGAAGCATGGGCCTCTCCGCGGAGAAAGTCATTGACTTTGTGAAGAAACTGAAAGGCAAGATAAGAATACCGGTCATGACTTATGACGAGCGGCTATCGACCGCGGCAGCGCAAAAGATGCTTATCGGGGCCGATATGCGGCGCTCGCAGAGAAAAATGGTCATAGATAAAATAGCGGCAGCCTATATGCTCCAAAGTTATATGGACTCGAAAAAACGGGAAAGAAAAACCGATGAATGAAACAGGGAAAAAGATCTTTTTTATCGACGCGGTAAGATCAACCGTGAAAAGGACCTCGGGATATTTGAAAAAAAATAAATTCATATTGATCGGGCTCGTTTTTGTGGCCATTATGGCGGTC is a window encoding:
- the ruvX gene encoding Holliday junction resolvase RuvX translates to MRILAVDHGTKRIGIALSDPLGTTALPVTVIANDAKLFDNIKKLAEDYEAGEIVVGLPKALDGSMGLSAEKVIDFVKKLKGKIRIPVMTYDERLSTAAAQKMLIGADMRRSQRKMVIDKIAAAYMLQSYMDSKKRERKTDE